In the genome of Microcoleus vaginatus PCC 9802, the window TTGCACTTCCTTAGCTTTCAGTTGGGAAATGCGATCGCCAGCTGCTATACTATCAAAACCCTCATGCCTCCCGTAAATCCGCAGAGAACCGCCGTGCGTCGGCAATTCCTCCACATCAAACAAAGTTAAACCGTGACTTGCAAAAACTTTCTCAACCGTCAACAGCGAAAAATAAGAGAAATGCTCGTGGTAAATCGTGTCAAACAGATTGTATTGAATTAGTTGCAATACATGAGGAAACTCCATTGTCAAGACGCCGTTTGGTTTCAGGAGAATTTTCATCCCCGCCACAAAATCATTCAAGTCAGGCACATGAGCCAACACATTATTTCCCAGCAACAAATCTGCCTTTTTGCCTTGTAACACCAACTCTTTAGCCGTTTGAGCGCCAAAAAACTTTACTAAAGTGGGAATCCCTTTTTCCTCAGCCACCTTAGCTACATTTGCAGCAGGTTCAATCCCCAATACGGGAATTCCTTTCTGCTGAAAATACTGGAGTAAATAGCCATCATTGCTAGCGAGTTCAATTACCTGACTGGTTTCGTCAAATCCAAAGCGCTCTACCATCAAATCAGTGTATTTCTGAGCATGACGCAACCAAGAGTCTGAATAGGAAGAAAAATAAGCATAATCGCTAAAGATGCTATCCGGGGATTCAAACTCTTCTAACTGCACTAAAAAACAATTAGCACACACATAAGTATGAAGCGGATAAAATTTCTCTGCACAATTCAGATGCTGTTGAGATAGAAAAGCATTCGCCAGCGGCGACATCCCCAGATTTACAAAAGTATGCTCCAATGGGTGACTGCAAAAACGACATTTAGATGGCACCGAATTAGCCCCCTTGACTATCCAATAAGAGAAAGAAAATTAAAACCCCAGTCACAGAACTCCTCCATCACACGCTGATGACACAGGTGTTTTCCTCCATCAAAAAGTTTTTATACCATTCAATTGTTTCTTGCAACCCTTCTTCTAGAGGATACTTAGACTCCCAACCGAGCATTTTTCGCGCCTTATCTGCCGAGAGATACTGATGTTTGATTTCATTCTTGGCCCGATTCAATATGACAGGCTCTAAATGAGTCTTATCCATCAATTCCAAAACCTTATCTACCATGCCCCGCACTGAAATTTGCAATTCGTTGCTGAAATTAAAGGCCTCTCCCAAAATTTCTTTCCTGTCCATTTGTTCAGCCAAATGGAGATAAGCTAAAACCCCATCCTTCGCATAGAAATAGTCCCGGATAAAAGTGCCATCACTGCGAATGACTACCGGCTTGTCTCGTAATGCTGATCGAATAGTAGATGGAACGATGCGATTAAAATTCAAGTCTCCGCCGCCGTAAAAGTTGCCGCAGCGAGTAATGCACACAGGCAAACCATAACTGACGTAATAAGCCCGACTGATTAAATCAGCACAGCTTTTAGAAACATCGTAAGGGTGTTCTCCTTGCAGCGGAGTTGTTTCGCTGTAAGGCAACACTAGCTGGTCTCCATAGGCTTTATCGCTGGATGCTATGACAATTCGACTCACACCACCGACGCGGCGACAAGCTTCTAGAATATTCCAAGTACCTTTAATGTTCGTTTCAAAAGTTGCCAGGGGCTCTCTATTTGCAACTCCCACAATTGTCTGAGCTGCTAAGTGAAACACTGTATCTACTTCATACTCATTAATCGCTCGTTCTACCGTTGACAAATCTTCGACACAACCGCGAACGATATTAATTTGCCGATACCACTCTCCAGCATAAAGTCGGGATTGGGGCACCAAGTCACGGACTAATCCCGTTACCAAGGCTCCTCTTTCCAGCAACTCAGCCACTAACCAGTTACCCAAAAGGCCTGTGCAACCAGTCACCAATACCGATCGATCACGCCAAAACTCACTCATTCCCACACCCTCCAAGGAGCCTCTCCATTATCCCAAAGTTCGTTCAAATATTTATACTCGCGGTAAGTATCCATCGCAAAAAAGAAACCTTCGTGGCGGTACGCCATCAATTGTCCCTGGGCCGCTAACTGCTCTAGTGGCTCTCGCTCAAAAAAACAATCATCCCCGCTCAAAGCCTCAAATATGCTGCGGTGAAGTACCAAAAATCCTGCACTAGCCCAGCCATCTATTTGAGGTTTTTCCGTAAATTCCAGAACTTTGCCTTGGCTGTCCACATCTAAAATACCATATCGGGATATCGGACGAACTGTACTAACAGTTGCCAGCTTACCATGAGCCTTATGAAAATCCACCAAAGCTCCAATATCGATATCAGCAACTCCATCACCGTATGTCACCATAAAGGTATCATCAGTGATGTATTTCTCCACCCGTTTCACCCGCCCTCCCGTCATAGTGTCCGAGCCAGTTTCTGCCAGTGTCACCTTAAAATCTTGTTCTTTATGATCCTCGTGATAAGTAATGCAATTCTGGCGGCCCAAGCAAATAGTAAAGTCATTATTCATCGCTTCATAATTGAGGAAATACTCCTTAATCATGTTGCCTTTGTAGCCCAAACACACAATAAAGTCTAGGAATCCGTAGTGGGCATAAGTCTTCATAATGTGCCAGAGAATCGGACGCCCGCCCACATCAACTAGGGGCTTGGGACGAAATTCTGTTTCTTCTCGGAGACGTGTCCCCAAACCGCCGGCTAATATAACTACTTGCATTGTTTCACCGTTTTAAAATGGTAGATAATTTTCAGTTCCTAGTTGCCCTGACACAAGCGACTGGCACAAATCTTTTTGAGGAGTCTACCACAACTTTGGGGGAATTTTGTCCGATCGCCCCAATGAACTCCCAATGAACTCAAGCCGTTGCCTTGCCAAGGATATCAGACTTCAGCCCTCTGAGGATGTTCCCGCACGCACCAGGTATTATAGATGGGCGATCGCCCGCAAGCCCTAAGCCATCGAGCTTAACAATAGATATTACCCCAAAAATCAACACACGAAGACGATCGTACTCAAGCGATCGACCAACACGCGCGATCGGGTAAACTAGAAAGGTCGATCGGGCTCCACCCTGTACTGAGGAGTCAAATCCCAAATCGCAAGACAAGACAATAAATTATGGATTTGTACGCAAAAAGAAGAGAAATAGCTTCTCAATACTTAAAAGGTGAGGGAATTGAGGTGGGCCCGCTAAATGCTCCCCTCGAAGTTCCAGCAGGCGTTAAAGTTCATTACATAGATCGGATGTCGGTACAAGAATTAAGGAGACACTACCCGGAGCTAGCTGGGGTCAATCTCGCAGAGGTTGATATTATAGATGACGGTGAAACTCTTGCAGGCACACCAGATAACTCCTGGGATTTTGTCATTGCCAATCACATGATAGAACACTGTCAAAATCCGATCGGCGCTTTGGAAAACTTTTTGAGAGTTGTCAAACCCGAAGGAATTGTGTACATGGGCGTGCCGGAAAAACGTTATACATTCGATCGCGATCGGCCCCTGACTTCCCTGGACCACCTAATTCGGGACTACAAAGAAGGGCCGGAATGGTCAAGAGTGCCTCATTATGAAGAGTATGTCAGGCTCGTGGACAAATTTCCTGAAGCACAGGTGGCTGAGCGGATGCAGTATTTACTTGACATAGATTACAGCATTCATTTTCACGTCTGGACGGCGGAGACTTTCCCAGAATTTCTCGACTACTGTCAAAAAAATCTATTTTTTAGTTTTGATATTCAACTTTTCCAAGAAAATTTTGGAGAACTTATTTGTATTCTCAGAAAAAGAACAAAGGAGTAGCTTGTGCAATATCTTAAACTGGATATAGACTGTGGTGGCAACAAAAAACCAGGAACACTTGGATTGGATTATGTTCAACAACCGGGTGTTGACTATGTAATAGATTTGCAGACTTAGAAATTACCCTTTGCAAGTCTGAGCGTTGAATATATTCACTCTTCTCATTTTTTAGAACAATGGAAATCCTAGATTATTATGTTAAGTCCGCCCCTAGTGTACAGAATACGCTGGATATTTTTCAAGGTGAATGGGCATCTAAGTTGCCGGGGGATTTGTCATTACTAAATGCAGGACAAAGCGGACTGTTTGAAGATGCTCGCATCACTTGGGCTATTGAGCAATTAGGGGGAGTTACAGGTCAAACAATCCTCGAACTCGGACCACTGGAAGCGGGGCATACCTATATGTTGGAGAAACTGGGAGCAGCATCGATTACGGCAGTTGAGGCCAGCACTCGCGCTTATCTAAAATGCCTAATTGTTAAAGAAGCTGTAGGACTTCGCAATGCTCGCTTTCTGTGCGGTGATTGTGTAGAATATCTGCGGTTAAATCCCGGCAAGTTTGATACTTGCTTCGCCAGCGGCATACTGTACCACATGACAAACCCTGCTGAGCTGATCGGCTTGATTGCTAAAGTTTCAGACCGAGTTTTTATATGGACTCACTACTATGACGGGAATATAATGCGCAGCACTCCTTACCTTTCCGCAAGGTTTGCCGAGAAGACTGCTGCTGAGTATCAAGGCTTTAAACATATGCTTTACCGTCAGGAATATGGAGAATACAAAGGTGAAGTAAAAGCTACTGGTTTCTGCGGGGGCAGCAGTCGATTTAGTAACTGGATGAGCCGTGAAGATATCATGTCATGTTTGACCTATTTTGGGTTAACCGACATCCGCATCAACTTCGATCAGCCTCACACTCCTCACGGGCCGTGCTTTGCTTTAGTAGCAATGAGGCGGTGAGTTCTAGATTGGTGCTGGAAGTTCGATCGCTTTTTGAGAATAAGCGATCGCTTTACCCTACTCCCCAACAACAGACATAACTTCACTTAACTTGTCATGAGCCTCAGACAAATTTGGGTTTAAATAAACAGCCCTGCGGTAACATACGATCGCCCGCTCCTGCTTACCTTGCTGTAACAGAGTATTGCCAAGGTTAAAGTATTCCTCTGCCGTTGTTTCCGGTTCCAAAATCACGGCTGCATAACAACACTCGACAGCTTCATCTGGCTTGCCAATTTGCGAAAATACCCTAGACAAGTTCCGGTAAGCGCCAGCAAAATTCGGTTGAATCGCGAGTGCTTTTTGGTAACAGGCGATCGCCTCTTGCCAATGTTGCTGCTGTGCGTTAATAGTACCCAGGTTTGCTAAAGCTGGAGCAAAATCCGGCTGAATTTCCAGAGCGCGAAGGTACCAACTCTTGGCCTCCTCCAGTTTACCCTGAGCTTGCAAGGCATTCCCCAAAGTCTTGTAGGGTGGAGCAAATGTGGGTTGAATCTTTAATACTTGCTCACAAACTGCGATCGCATCTTCTAACTTTCCTTGAGTCAAATACAATTCGGCCAGTTGACTTAACGGAACCGCTGCGCTCTCAATCTCTTGCATTTTAGTCTGAATTGCCCTTAGCTGACACTTAGTTTTTTCTAGTTCTTCCTGAGTAAGACGGTCCTTAACCTGCCGGCATTCCAGTTCCTCTTTAATTGGTTCAAGTTCATCTTTAACTTGTTGCAGTTGAGTTGTAAATTGCTCAAATTCCCCCGAAGTTTGGTATGGTGTTGTCAGAGATTTTTCTAATTCAATTTGCATCTGGTACAGCTTAGATTGCAAGCACCACTGTGCCCTTAAAATCTGCGCTATTCGAGATTGAGATATAATTGAATCAACAGCTTGCCTCAACTTAGGAACAAAACGTTGAATCGTTAAATCTTCAACTTCATTGCGATCTGTGGTATCAAACATCCAAGGTCGGGGAACAAGTGCATCGGCTATACCTCGAAGCATTTTTTCTTTGTTTTCTTGTAACGAGCGAGTCGTATAATGATTTATCCGTATCTTTTGCACTGAATTTGTTGTAGACCAAGGCCCCACTATTGGTTCTTTATTTTCTGTGATGGCAACCCGATCGTTCAAGTATGTAAAATCGTGAGGTGAAAGAGGGCGCATAGCCTCTACAGGACGCACGATTGATTTGATATGCTTGTTGATTTCCCACTCGTTTACACCTCGTTTAGTAAAATTTTCTATTTGCAAGCCCTCAGGTCTAGTTTTGTGACCCGAAGAGCCAAAAACCAGCCAATTAACTGCT includes:
- a CDS encoding class I SAM-dependent methyltransferase; protein product: MEILDYYVKSAPSVQNTLDIFQGEWASKLPGDLSLLNAGQSGLFEDARITWAIEQLGGVTGQTILELGPLEAGHTYMLEKLGAASITAVEASTRAYLKCLIVKEAVGLRNARFLCGDCVEYLRLNPGKFDTCFASGILYHMTNPAELIGLIAKVSDRVFIWTHYYDGNIMRSTPYLSARFAEKTAAEYQGFKHMLYRQEYGEYKGEVKATGFCGGSSRFSNWMSREDIMSCLTYFGLTDIRINFDQPHTPHGPCFALVAMRR
- a CDS encoding methyltransferase domain-containing protein; protein product: MDLYAKRREIASQYLKGEGIEVGPLNAPLEVPAGVKVHYIDRMSVQELRRHYPELAGVNLAEVDIIDDGETLAGTPDNSWDFVIANHMIEHCQNPIGALENFLRVVKPEGIVYMGVPEKRYTFDRDRPLTSLDHLIRDYKEGPEWSRVPHYEEYVRLVDKFPEAQVAERMQYLLDIDYSIHFHVWTAETFPEFLDYCQKNLFFSFDIQLFQENFGELICILRKRTKE
- a CDS encoding NAD-dependent epimerase/dehydratase family protein, encoding MSEFWRDRSVLVTGCTGLLGNWLVAELLERGALVTGLVRDLVPQSRLYAGEWYRQINIVRGCVEDLSTVERAINEYEVDTVFHLAAQTIVGVANREPLATFETNIKGTWNILEACRRVGGVSRIVIASSDKAYGDQLVLPYSETTPLQGEHPYDVSKSCADLISRAYYVSYGLPVCITRCGNFYGGGDLNFNRIVPSTIRSALRDKPVVIRSDGTFIRDYFYAKDGVLAYLHLAEQMDRKEILGEAFNFSNELQISVRGMVDKVLELMDKTHLEPVILNRAKNEIKHQYLSADKARKMLGWESKYPLEEGLQETIEWYKNFLMEENTCVISV
- a CDS encoding class I SAM-dependent methyltransferase, translating into MPSKCRFCSHPLEHTFVNLGMSPLANAFLSQQHLNCAEKFYPLHTYVCANCFLVQLEEFESPDSIFSDYAYFSSYSDSWLRHAQKYTDLMVERFGFDETSQVIELASNDGYLLQYFQQKGIPVLGIEPAANVAKVAEEKGIPTLVKFFGAQTAKELVLQGKKADLLLGNNVLAHVPDLNDFVAGMKILLKPNGVLTMEFPHVLQLIQYNLFDTIYHEHFSYFSLLTVEKVFASHGLTLFDVEELPTHGGSLRIYGRHEGFDSIAAGDRISQLKAKEVQAGLNQIEIYVGFCEQVKSTKRQMLRFLIDAKNQGKSIAGYGAPAKANTLLNYCGIRTDLIDYTVDLSPHKQGLFLPGTQIPIYHPDKIRETKPDYLAILPWNIKDEIVSQMDYIREWGGKFVVLIPQVEVIG
- the rfbF gene encoding glucose-1-phosphate cytidylyltransferase; translation: MQVVILAGGLGTRLREETEFRPKPLVDVGGRPILWHIMKTYAHYGFLDFIVCLGYKGNMIKEYFLNYEAMNNDFTICLGRQNCITYHEDHKEQDFKVTLAETGSDTMTGGRVKRVEKYITDDTFMVTYGDGVADIDIGALVDFHKAHGKLATVSTVRPISRYGILDVDSQGKVLEFTEKPQIDGWASAGFLVLHRSIFEALSGDDCFFEREPLEQLAAQGQLMAYRHEGFFFAMDTYREYKYLNELWDNGEAPWRVWE